The Gammaproteobacteria bacterium DNA window GCACATCGCGCCACGAGACATTCCGGCAGCCGTTTTTCCGAACCTTACCGCATTCGTCTGGATGCGCCGCAGAGACACGGTCAGACAGGCCATTTCGCTGTGGAAGGCGCTTCAGACGGGGGAGTGGAAACAGGACGGCGATACACAGGCGGCGAAACCGGAATTGAGGCTCAGCTATGCGGCGGTCGATCATCTGAAACTCCGCATCGATGAGCACAACGACGCATGGAAACAGTTTTTCGGCGGTTACGGACTCAAGCCCATCGAGATCGTATATGAAGACTTTATCAGAGATCACCACGCGGCGATCGTGAACTTGCTCGACCGGATCGGCATCTCGACGCCGGCGAATTTCAACGTCGCGGCAGCGAGAATGAAGCGGCAGGCCGACTCGCTATCGGAAGAATGGGTACGAGAATATCTGCAGGGCAGGCATGATCGCTCGCTCACTGACGACAATGTCCGCGTGGCATAGACTCGGGCGTTTGCCGCACGTAAGCTGAAACCAATATCGAATTCACGCGCTGACAAAGGAGATTGCTTGGCGGATCTACCCAATATCCTCTATATACACTCACACGATACGGGCCGGTGCGTGCAGCCATACGGTCACTCGGTGAGAACCCCGAACATCCAGCGACTCGCCGAAGAGGGCGTCATTTTCCGCCAGGCATTCTGCGCCGCGCCGACGTGTTCCGGCAGCCGCGCCTGCCTGCTCACCGGTCAGTACGCGCACTCGAACGGTATGGTCGGCCTCGCTCACCGCGGGTTCTCGCTCAACGATTACAGTCAGCACATCGTCCACGCGCTAAAACGGCACGGATACTGGTCGGCGCTTATCGGCGAGCAGCACATCAGCAAACACCCCGACATCATCGGCTACGACGAGGTCTTCAAGATTCCGACCAACCAGACCGACCACGTGGTTCCCGTTACGCTCAGGCTGCTGGCACGCGAACACGACCGCCCGTTTTTTCTTTCGGTTGGATTCTTCGAAACGCACCGCGAATGGTTCGAGCCCAGGTCGCCGCGGGACGCGAACTACGTCGCGCCGCCGCCGAATCTTCCCGACGTCCCGCGGACGCGCGCCGACATGGCCGCCTTCGAGGACAGCGCGCGCGCGCTGGATGGTGGCATGGGCACGGTTCTGAATGCGCTCGAAGCGAACGGGCTGGCGGACAATACGCTGGTCATCTGCACCACCGATCACGGCCTGCCCTTCCCCGGCGCGAAGGCCACTCTTTACGACCGGGGTCTGGGCGTGATGTTGATCATGCGTGGGCCGGGCGGAATCAATGGTGGCGTGGCGATCGATGCGCTCGTGTCGCACATCGACGTCTTCCCGACGATCATGGATCTCATTGGCGCCGAAAGGCCGGATTATCTGCAGGGTGAGTCGCTGTTACCGCTGGTCATCGGCGAACAGGACGAGGTGCGGGAGACGATCTTCGGGGAGAAGACCTATCACGTCGCCTATGAACCCGAACGCAGCGCGCGCACGCACCGCTACAAGTACATCCGACGCTTCGACAAGAGCCATCCCAACCCCGTGTTGGCCAACATCGACGACGGCCCCAGCAAGGACGTGATACTGGAGAACGGCTGGGCGGATCATGCGATACCCGAGGAGCGACTGTTCGACCTACTGCATGACCCGCAGGAAATGCACAACGTTGCGTGCGAACCCGATCACGCCGACGCCATCGCGGACATGCGAGATAGATTGCGCCGCTGGATGGCCGAGACGCGGGACCCGCTCCTGAAAGGTCCGGTGCCCGCGCCTAAAGGCGCGGTGCTGAACACGCCCGATCAGACGTCTCCGAGAGAACCAACCATTACTGTCTGAATTGCGCCGGGCTCAGCTCGCGACAGCGATCCCGGAACTGGCACGTGTGCCCAGGGCGCTTATTTCACCCGGCTTGTATCACGCCAGTTCTCAGCCCGCTCAGCTCCGGCCGACAGTGAGCGACAGGCGATCATCCTCGGCATCGACCCTGATGACGTCGCCCGGCACAAACTTACCGGCGAGCATCGCCTGCGCGAGCGGGTTTTCGAGCTGGCTCTGAATCGCGCGCTTTAATGGGCGGGCGCCATAAACCGGATCGAATCCGGCCGTGCCCAGTTTGTCGAGCGCGGCTTCGGTGATCTCCAGAGTCAGATCACGTTCGGCCAGCCGTTGGCGCAAAAACCCGAGCTGAATCTTCGTGATCGCGCGAATCTGCTCACGCGCGAGTGGGTGAAAGACAACGGTTTCATCCACACGATTGATGAATTCAGGCCGGAAGTGCTGGCTCACGATCTCCATTACCGCCGCTTTCATGCGTTCGTAGTTGTCTTCACCCGCCATCTCCTGAATGACCTGACTGCCGAGGTTGGAGGTCATCACGATGACGGTGTTGCGGAAGTTCACCGTGCGACCGTGGCCGTCGGTCAAACGCCCGTCATCCAGCACCTGCAGTAACACGTTGAACACGTCCGGGTGCGCTTTTTCGATTTCATCCAGCAGGATCACCGAGTACGGTTTGCGGCGCACCGCTTCGGTAAG harbors:
- a CDS encoding sulfatase gives rise to the protein MADLPNILYIHSHDTGRCVQPYGHSVRTPNIQRLAEEGVIFRQAFCAAPTCSGSRACLLTGQYAHSNGMVGLAHRGFSLNDYSQHIVHALKRHGYWSALIGEQHISKHPDIIGYDEVFKIPTNQTDHVVPVTLRLLAREHDRPFFLSVGFFETHREWFEPRSPRDANYVAPPPNLPDVPRTRADMAAFEDSARALDGGMGTVLNALEANGLADNTLVICTTDHGLPFPGAKATLYDRGLGVMLIMRGPGGINGGVAIDALVSHIDVFPTIMDLIGAERPDYLQGESLLPLVIGEQDEVRETIFGEKTYHVAYEPERSARTHRYKYIRRFDKSHPNPVLANIDDGPSKDVILENGWADHAIPEERLFDLLHDPQEMHNVACEPDHADAIADMRDRLRRWMAETRDPLLKGPVPAPKGAVLNTPDQTSPREPTITV